The window CCACATTGCAGGTGTTGCGCGGAGTGGCTTTGAAATTTTATCAGCGCCAACAGATAGAAAAGCTGGGTGAGGATGCCTTGAAGCTGGCTCAACAGCTACAACGAAAGCTACATGAAATTCGCGATCGCTCTTACCGTTGTCCCCTCCCCCTAGAAACCCTGCCAGCACTCAATCAGCAGTTGCGAGGTTTAGATCAACAGCTCGAAGCGCTTGCTGAGTTACAAGTGAATCAGAACTCTGACCGTTAAAGGGAGTTTTTACCCACGGGTTTCATAACCTGATACTTTAATTGACTCTTCTTGTTCATAAAGAATTCTTTCTAAGGGAACACGCAGACCCGTTATATTTTGCTGGCATCCTCAGTAGGGTATAAAGCCTACTAATCAGGGGTTTGAACGGTTGGCGCTGACTCCACTGGTTCAGCAATAAGAAAAATATAAGTCTAAATAGATGACATTTTTTATCAATTAAGTTAGTTTGAGTTTAGTAACTCAGATCTTGCTCCTGCATCCTCAATCGTTCGGATATAGATTTTCCGTCTCATCGCTCAAGTTCACTTGAGTGGACTTGTCTATTAACTCAAGCCTTCTTGACTAGGACTTTAGCGATTATCGAGGGATTGTGGTCCCTTAGCGACTGACAGGGCAAGTGCAAGCTCTCAGATCAACAAAGTTAGGATTTAGGCGTGATTAGATTAATAAAAGAGGGGAAAGTATCACCGTTCTATCTAGAGGGGCGGTTTATCGGTTTTGTCGGTGACGTTGAGGAAAAACCCAAACGCATACGGGTAGCGACGGCTGAAGGAGAACGTTATATCAAGTTGTCCAAAGAGCTGCGCTACTCCATGCGTGGAGTACTTCAGCCCGGAGACTGGGTGGAGATTTTTGGTGAACTGAAGCTGAAAGACAAAACGGGTGAACTGAAACTAAAAGCCTCTCGCCTAAAAGTAACGGCTCCTGCTCTAAAAGGTCTGGTTAAGGAGGATACAGAGGAACCTGGAGCTTTAGCCACAAGAGGCAAAAAAGCGCAGAATTCTTCAACCAACTCCTCCCAAAACCTAAATCACAAGCCATCTACGCCTGCGCCTAAAGGCAAAGCCTGTGTTATGGTCTGCCAAAAATCCTCCTGCCGCAAGCGAGGTGCGGATAAGGTGTGTC of the Allocoleopsis franciscana PCC 7113 genome contains:
- a CDS encoding (2Fe-2S) ferredoxin domain-containing protein translates to MIRLIKEGKVSPFYLEGRFIGFVGDVEEKPKRIRVATAEGERYIKLSKELRYSMRGVLQPGDWVEIFGELKLKDKTGELKLKASRLKVTAPALKGLVKEDTEEPGALATRGKKAQNSSTNSSQNLNHKPSTPAPKGKACVMVCQKSSCRKRGADKVCQALTESLHDHGLEDQVAIKGTGCMKQCKQGPCVVVMPDKSRYTGLAPQEIPKLVEKHFAAKLKPEGSKPELSPVS